The Ignatzschineria rhizosphaerae genome contains a region encoding:
- the ppk1 gene encoding polyphosphate kinase 1: MDTPLLNREKSILAFQERVLKQAENASTPVLERLNFITIVSSNLDEFFEVRFANIKERIFAGEDSIDGETVEEWQASIFERVSKLVAEQYSVLDNEILPLLKQEGNVEYVKRGQWTRTDINQLTSYFHESINPLLTPIALDVAHPFPHIYNKSLNYIIELKGKDIYGREVDTAMLSIPKNLPSLIKLPNEGETIRFTSTCEVIREQLKTIFDGFTVKAAYQFRVTRNSHLFIDKEELTNLHQALKGELHQRNFGHAVRLEISAHMPEKLIDFLAKEFELPDTEIYPIDHFIDLTRFRELRDFLKGRSELFYPEFLPKYAEKWVDTDDIFSIIKNKDQLFHHPFDSFSPTVRLLEVAAKDPKVQMIRMTIYRTGNDSQLMKHLVTAAKNGKEVNVVCELMARFDEETNLTWASILEEAGVKVVYGIFGYKTHAKMLLIVRNEPTRKNPDHLEYYTHVSTGNYHNGTARVYTDFALMTSDREIAQDITDIFVTLGSLGRPPELKKLWQAPFTLYDNLIAHIEFEIEEAKAGREAFIMARMNALLETSIIEKLCEASNAGVKIDLLVRGACSLRPGLKGFSENIRVFSVVGRFLEHSRVFCFYRAGEKALYISSADWMHRNFFRRIEIAVPIYYEAIKDHIINEGLLSYIDDHTAWILDGETGEYHQDRFTIEERGAMLSAQEKLLISRK; this comes from the coding sequence ATGGATACGCCATTACTTAATCGGGAAAAATCAATCTTAGCTTTTCAAGAGCGTGTTTTAAAACAAGCTGAGAATGCGAGTACGCCTGTTTTAGAGCGATTAAATTTTATTACGATTGTCTCCTCAAACTTAGATGAGTTTTTTGAGGTTCGATTTGCCAATATCAAAGAGCGGATCTTTGCAGGAGAAGATTCAATTGATGGTGAGACTGTTGAAGAGTGGCAGGCATCTATTTTTGAGCGAGTCAGTAAATTAGTGGCGGAGCAATATTCCGTTTTAGATAATGAGATATTACCGCTTCTAAAACAGGAAGGAAATGTTGAATATGTAAAGCGAGGGCAATGGACAAGGACGGATATTAATCAGCTAACCTCTTATTTTCATGAGTCTATCAATCCCTTATTAACGCCGATAGCGCTTGATGTTGCGCATCCTTTTCCGCATATTTATAATAAATCACTCAATTATATTATTGAGTTAAAAGGAAAGGATATCTACGGGCGAGAGGTTGATACGGCAATGTTATCGATTCCTAAAAACCTCCCCTCCTTAATTAAGCTCCCGAATGAGGGAGAGACGATACGTTTTACCTCAACCTGTGAAGTGATTCGGGAACAGCTTAAAACGATCTTTGATGGCTTTACTGTAAAAGCGGCTTATCAATTTCGAGTGACTCGTAATAGCCACCTTTTTATAGATAAAGAGGAACTCACAAACTTGCATCAAGCGCTTAAAGGGGAGCTTCATCAGCGAAATTTTGGCCACGCGGTTCGCCTTGAAATTAGTGCGCACATGCCAGAAAAGCTCATTGATTTTTTAGCAAAAGAGTTTGAGTTACCCGATACAGAAATTTATCCTATTGACCATTTTATTGATTTAACACGCTTTAGAGAATTACGAGATTTTTTAAAAGGGCGGTCAGAGCTCTTTTATCCGGAATTTTTACCTAAATATGCAGAAAAATGGGTAGATACGGATGATATTTTCTCTATTATTAAAAATAAAGATCAACTATTTCATCATCCCTTTGATAGTTTTTCACCGACCGTAAGATTATTAGAAGTTGCGGCAAAAGATCCTAAAGTACAGATGATTCGGATGACCATCTATCGCACCGGCAATGATTCACAACTGATGAAGCATTTAGTGACGGCTGCGAAAAATGGAAAAGAGGTGAATGTTGTTTGTGAGCTTATGGCCCGATTTGATGAGGAAACTAACTTAACGTGGGCTTCTATTTTAGAAGAAGCCGGCGTAAAAGTGGTTTATGGAATTTTTGGTTATAAAACCCATGCGAAGATGTTGCTCATTGTTCGTAATGAGCCTACGCGTAAAAATCCAGATCATTTAGAATATTATACCCATGTTAGTACGGGAAATTATCATAATGGGACAGCGAGGGTCTATACAGATTTTGCCCTAATGACAAGTGATCGTGAGATTGCGCAAGATATCACAGATATTTTTGTAACCTTGGGGAGTCTAGGTCGACCACCTGAATTAAAGAAATTGTGGCAAGCACCTTTTACGCTCTATGATAATTTAATTGCTCATATTGAATTTGAGATAGAAGAGGCCAAAGCAGGGCGAGAAGCTTTTATTATGGCTCGCATGAATGCTTTACTTGAAACAAGTATTATTGAGAAGCTTTGTGAGGCTTCAAATGCCGGCGTTAAGATTGATCTATTAGTTCGGGGCGCTTGCTCTTTACGCCCTGGGTTAAAAGGGTTTTCGGAAAATATTCGCGTATTTTCAGTTGTGGGGCGATTTTTAGAACATTCTCGAGTCTTTTGTTTCTATCGTGCTGGGGAAAAAGCGCTCTATATTTCAAGTGCAGATTGGATGCATCGTAATTTCTTTCGTAGAATTGAGATCGCCGTGCCTATTTATTATGAAGCGATTAAAGATCATATTATCAATGAAGGGCTTCTTTCCTACATTGATGATCATACGGCATGGATTTTAGATGGAGAAACAGGGGAATACCATCAAGATAGATTTACAATAGAAGAGAGAGGCGCTATGCTTTCAGCACAAGAAAAGTTATTGATTTCACGAAAGTAG
- a CDS encoding SLC13 family permease, whose amino-acid sequence MLTLFTEPLINGITNVQLYALVILLCSFIAFMIGKWRFDVVALGALMAMVLVGVVPIADAFSGFSHRAVITVAAILVLSNALGNTGVTYHLSQHLSRFSDRPILLVLTLTGLVAFFSAFMNDVGALALIMPVALQVSQRYNVPISRLLMPMAFASLLGGTATLIGTPPNMIIAQYRETADPSLGAFAMFDFLPTGIVVVVVGLLYISFIGWRLIPVRDTEGNNRLFETDDYLLEAKILANNKFIGKTIGELEKVTEDHVNIVTLLRGARRLLSPSKEETLRENDILLIEGQPEDLKQLELLSGVSIRFTKAGKEKDTIDSLETLEVIVNPGARIAGHMLSELHLRERYNINILGVSRQGESIRQRFSRLTLKSGDILLIQGDKKELPETMNYLGCLPLAERNIRLKPSSKMWPTVGIFILSILAVALQILPPHIAFPLAILLMILFKLISLREVYQSIDGPLVVLLGCFITVGAALEQSGATNIIVTSIVPLLEGLPAMLVLSIVMLITMLITDVINSSATAVIMAPIAVGVANMMGHNIDPYLMIIAIACSCAFNTPIGHHSNTLVMGPGGYQFGDYWRMGFLLDLLLIVTVVPVVIYVWPL is encoded by the coding sequence ATGCTGACATTATTTACTGAACCATTGATAAATGGCATCACCAACGTACAACTCTATGCGTTGGTGATTTTATTATGTAGTTTTATTGCCTTTATGATTGGCAAATGGCGCTTTGATGTTGTGGCATTAGGGGCGCTAATGGCAATGGTTTTAGTTGGCGTTGTCCCTATTGCTGATGCATTTTCTGGGTTTAGCCATCGCGCGGTGATTACTGTTGCGGCAATTTTAGTATTGAGTAATGCTTTAGGGAATACTGGTGTGACATACCATTTGTCGCAACATCTGAGCCGTTTTTCGGATAGACCGATTTTACTCGTCTTAACACTAACAGGGCTTGTTGCTTTTTTCTCAGCATTTATGAATGATGTGGGTGCGTTAGCACTTATTATGCCGGTAGCGCTTCAAGTGTCTCAGCGTTATAATGTTCCGATCTCCCGATTATTGATGCCAATGGCATTTGCTTCTTTGTTAGGGGGAACCGCAACCTTGATTGGAACGCCGCCAAACATGATCATTGCTCAGTACCGAGAAACAGCCGATCCTTCCCTTGGCGCTTTTGCGATGTTTGATTTCTTACCAACGGGAATCGTAGTAGTTGTTGTGGGGCTTTTATATATCTCTTTTATTGGTTGGCGCTTAATTCCCGTTCGAGATACCGAAGGGAATAATCGTTTGTTTGAAACAGATGACTATCTGCTTGAAGCAAAAATCTTAGCAAATAATAAATTTATTGGTAAAACCATTGGAGAGCTAGAAAAGGTGACGGAAGATCATGTGAATATCGTCACTTTACTGCGAGGCGCTCGGCGTTTACTCTCTCCTAGTAAGGAAGAGACACTGCGAGAAAATGATATTTTATTAATAGAAGGGCAGCCCGAGGATTTAAAACAATTAGAGTTACTTTCTGGGGTGAGTATTCGTTTTACCAAAGCAGGTAAAGAGAAAGATACCATTGATTCTTTAGAAACTTTAGAAGTGATCGTCAATCCAGGAGCGAGAATAGCCGGACATATGCTCTCAGAGCTTCATCTACGAGAACGCTATAATATCAATATTTTAGGCGTATCAAGACAAGGGGAGAGTATTCGCCAACGCTTTTCTCGTTTAACGCTAAAATCGGGCGATATTTTGCTGATTCAAGGGGATAAGAAAGAACTACCAGAGACGATGAACTATTTAGGGTGTCTACCTTTGGCGGAGCGAAATATTCGTTTAAAACCCTCTTCTAAAATGTGGCCTACTGTGGGAATTTTTATTCTCTCTATTTTGGCAGTTGCCTTACAAATTTTACCGCCCCATATTGCTTTCCCGCTGGCAATTTTATTGATGATACTTTTTAAGTTAATTTCACTGCGTGAGGTATATCAGAGTATTGATGGGCCTTTAGTGGTTTTATTGGGATGCTTTATTACCGTTGGTGCTGCGCTTGAGCAATCGGGAGCCACAAATATTATCGTGACATCTATCGTGCCTCTTTTAGAAGGCTTGCCAGCTATGTTAGTATTGTCTATAGTCATGCTAATAACGATGCTAATCACAGATGTTATTAACAGTTCAGCAACAGCAGTAATTATGGCGCCAATCGCGGTGGGCGTGGCGAATATGATGGGTCATAATATTGATCCTTATTTAATGATTATTGCGATTGCTTGTTCATGTGCTTTTAATACCCCGATAGGGCATCATTCTAATACATTAGTGATGGGGCCAGGAGGCTATCAATTTGGAGATTATTGGCGGATGGGCTTTTTGTTAGATTTGCTGCTGATTGTGACAGTGGTCCCTGTAGTAATCTATGTTTGGCCATTATAA
- a CDS encoding aromatic amino acid transaminase, whose translation MKLFNGVPLAPDDAILGVVESFKQDPREEKVNLSIGIYSDHAGRVPILKAVKAAESYLFEHPTPRVYLPMNGLGSYIDCVQKLLFTKDHALYQQKRLATVQSLGGTGALKVGGDFLHTVVPNSTVYVSNPTWSNHIAIFEGAGFEVKDYPYFDEKSKGVAFDEFYAFMEKLPAQSIVVLHACCHNPTGADLSTAQWQKVAKLFKERNLIPFLDMAYQGFSKGIREDAEAIHIFAEQDIPVFIATSFSKSFSLYSERIGALTVITSNEEEQERITSQLKTMVRAIYSSPPSYGAQLVHYVLADDKLRAEWEAELAEMRDRIKDMRSKFVKLLNTKQDKVDFSFINDQAGMFSYSGLSADQVEKMKKDYAIYTVDTGRICIAALNDDNIELAANAVVNVL comes from the coding sequence ATGAAACTATTTAACGGCGTTCCATTAGCGCCAGATGATGCGATCTTAGGCGTAGTTGAGTCCTTTAAGCAGGATCCAAGAGAAGAAAAAGTCAATTTAAGTATTGGAATCTATTCGGATCATGCCGGAAGAGTACCCATCTTAAAAGCGGTCAAAGCTGCCGAATCTTATCTTTTTGAACATCCAACGCCACGCGTTTATCTTCCAATGAATGGATTAGGTAGTTATATTGATTGTGTGCAAAAATTACTTTTTACAAAAGATCATGCACTCTATCAACAAAAACGTTTAGCAACAGTGCAATCCTTAGGCGGTACTGGGGCATTAAAAGTGGGCGGTGATTTTCTGCATACAGTCGTGCCAAATAGTACCGTGTATGTCTCTAATCCCACTTGGAGTAATCATATTGCGATTTTTGAAGGCGCAGGCTTTGAGGTGAAAGATTACCCTTACTTTGATGAGAAGAGTAAAGGCGTTGCTTTTGATGAGTTCTACGCATTTATGGAAAAGCTTCCAGCGCAATCTATTGTCGTGCTTCATGCTTGTTGCCATAACCCAACAGGGGCAGATCTATCGACAGCACAGTGGCAAAAGGTTGCAAAACTTTTCAAAGAACGGAATTTAATTCCCTTTTTAGATATGGCATATCAAGGATTTTCTAAAGGAATCCGTGAAGATGCCGAAGCAATTCATATCTTTGCTGAGCAAGATATCCCGGTATTTATTGCCACATCATTTTCTAAATCATTCTCTCTTTATAGTGAGAGAATTGGGGCGCTCACGGTGATTACCTCAAATGAGGAAGAGCAAGAGCGCATCACATCACAGCTTAAAACTATGGTGCGTGCAATTTATTCATCACCGCCCTCTTACGGTGCGCAGCTCGTTCATTATGTATTAGCTGATGATAAGCTAAGAGCTGAGTGGGAAGCAGAACTTGCAGAGATGCGTGATCGTATTAAAGATATGCGCTCAAAATTTGTAAAGCTACTAAATACAAAGCAAGATAAAGTGGACTTTAGTTTCATTAATGATCAAGCAGGAATGTTTTCTTACTCAGGACTTAGCGCAGATCAAGTTGAAAAAATGAAAAAGGACTATGCTATCTATACAGTAGATACTGGCAGAATTTGTATTGCAGCGCTCAATGACGACAATATTGAACTTGCGGCAAATGCTGTGGTTAATGTATTATAA
- a CDS encoding biotin--[acetyl-CoA-carboxylase] ligase, with translation MNNKAQLMEALFQQVSVKGEYPLSVLQKSLAVEPNALISAIEALCEISDLFNYDAAFQVLATRTTYIPLEMGKILKGLPIDLQDKVTICRSFITESTNSDLEKVSLVNDDCDTSNLMAIAVTEMQRGGRGRRAKQWVSPLAKNLYFSFKFHFPQSALPYLSTLSLRSGIALLESLQLLGIHQAKIKWPNDIWVEGQKLAGILVESSVNSRGIEVIIGMGVNNHQDQSTQIVGNRPTNCESILGKALDRHQLIALLTQKLYQICLQIVMDPQALPNLSALWEAHSCFIGKVIRLISDQGEEIGQEIGIDERGALLIQYADGSTKAHLSGDLSLRAYN, from the coding sequence TTGAATAATAAAGCGCAGCTTATGGAAGCATTATTTCAGCAAGTATCTGTAAAAGGGGAATACCCGCTATCGGTATTACAAAAATCTTTAGCAGTTGAGCCTAATGCCTTAATTTCAGCGATTGAAGCATTGTGTGAGATAAGCGATCTTTTTAATTATGACGCTGCTTTTCAAGTCTTAGCAACTCGCACGACATATATCCCCTTAGAAATGGGCAAAATTTTGAAAGGCTTGCCTATAGATTTACAAGATAAGGTCACTATTTGCCGTTCATTTATTACAGAGTCGACTAATAGTGATTTAGAGAAGGTCTCTTTAGTCAATGATGACTGCGATACTTCCAATTTGATGGCAATAGCCGTAACGGAGATGCAAAGAGGGGGAAGAGGGCGCCGAGCTAAGCAATGGGTTTCACCCCTTGCCAAGAATCTCTATTTTTCTTTTAAGTTTCATTTTCCCCAATCCGCCTTACCATATTTAAGTACTTTAAGTTTGCGTTCAGGTATTGCTCTATTGGAATCACTTCAGTTATTAGGAATTCATCAGGCAAAAATCAAGTGGCCTAATGATATTTGGGTAGAAGGACAAAAGCTGGCAGGGATTTTAGTGGAAAGTAGCGTCAACTCTCGCGGAATTGAGGTGATTATTGGGATGGGCGTTAATAATCATCAGGATCAATCGACACAAATCGTAGGAAATCGCCCCACTAATTGCGAATCTATCTTAGGAAAAGCCTTAGATCGTCATCAATTGATTGCCCTTTTAACGCAAAAGCTCTATCAAATCTGCCTGCAAATTGTGATGGATCCTCAAGCGCTACCCAACCTTTCTGCATTATGGGAAGCGCATAGCTGCTTTATAGGAAAAGTGATTCGCTTAATTTCAGATCAAGGAGAAGAGATAGGGCAAGAGATCGGAATTGATGAGCGAGGAGCTTTGTTGATTCAATATGCCGATGGTAGTACTAAAGCACATCTTTCAGGAGATCTCTCTTTACGAGCTTATAATTAA